The Doryrhamphus excisus isolate RoL2022-K1 chromosome 18, RoL_Dexc_1.0, whole genome shotgun sequence genome contains a region encoding:
- the c1ql4b gene encoding complement C1q-like protein 4 has protein sequence MVLVLLVAIPLLVHSTKGGGSGAAGTHYEMLGSCKMVCDTFTPPQGELTGVSPQPPDSANRRGKQGFRGSPGLPGPPGPKGPPGEPGKPGPPGPPGPGPGGYGPSLYTPKIAFYAGLRKQHEGSEVLKFDDVVTNVGNYYEPGTGKFTCPLPGIYYFTYHVLMRGGDGTSMWADLKKNGQVRASAIAQDADQNYDYASNSVILHLDVGDEVCVQLDGGKVHGGNTNKYSTFSGFLIYPD, from the exons ATGGTCTTGGTCCTGCTGGTGGCCATCCCCCTGTTGGTCCACTCTACCAAGGGGGGCGGGTCCGGGGCAGCGGGCACGCATTACGAAATGCTGGGGAGCTGCAAGATGGTGTGCGACACTTTCACCCCCCCTCAAGGAGAGCTGACAGGCGTCTCCCCCCAGCCCCCGGACTCGGCCAACCGTCGAGGCAAGCAGGGTTTCAGAGGAAGCCCGGGGCTTCCCGGTCCCCCGGGTCCCAAGGGCCCCCCTGGAGAACCGGGGAAGCCCGGCCCGCCCGGTCCCCCGGGTCCCGGACCCGGTGGCTACGGCCCCTCCTTGTACACGCCCAAGATCGCCTTCTATGCCGGCCTGCGGAAGCAACACGAAGGCAGCGAAGTGCTGAAGTTTGATGACGTGGTGACCAATGTGGGGAACTACTATGAGCCCGGCACGGGCAAGTTCACCTGCCCCCTGCCTGGCATCTACTACTTCACCTACCACGTCCTCATGAGAGGGGGGGATGGCACCAGCATGTGGGCCGACCTCAAGAAGAACGGCCAG GTAAGGGCCAGTGCAATCGCCCAGGATGCAGACCAGAATTACGACTACGCCTCCAACAGTGTCATCCTGCACCTGGACGTTGGGGACGAAGTGTGCGTGCAGCTGGACGGGGGTAAAGTTCACGGCGGGAACACCAACAAATACAGCACCTTCTCCGGCTTCCTCATCTATCCCGACTGA